One segment of Hemibagrus wyckioides isolate EC202008001 linkage group LG05, SWU_Hwy_1.0, whole genome shotgun sequence DNA contains the following:
- the rab35b gene encoding ras-related protein Rab-35b has product MARDYDYLFKLLIIGDSGVGKSSLLLRFADNTFSGSYITTIGVDFKIRTVEINGEKVKLQIWDTAGQERFRTITSTYYRGTHGVIVVYDVTSAESFVNVKRWLHEINQNCDDVCRILVGNKNDDPNSKVVETNDAQKFAEQMTIRLFETSAKENINVEEMFNCITELVLRAKKESVAKQQQLQQNDVIKLSKNSKRKKKCC; this is encoded by the exons ATGGCCAGGGACTACGATTACCTCTTCAAACTGCTCATTATCGGCGACAGTG gTGTGGGGAAAAGCAGTCTTCTACTGCGCTTTGCAGACAACACATTTTCAG GTAGCTATATTACCACTATTGGAGTTGATTTCAAGATCCGAACAGTAGAGATCAATGGTGAGAAGGTGAAGCTACAAATCTGGGACACAGCAGGCCAAGAGCGTTTCAGAACCATCACCTCCAC GTATTACAGAGGAACCCATGGGGTCATAGTCGTGTACGATGTCACCAGTGCTGAATCTTTTGTCAATGTTAAACGGTGGCTACATGAAATTAATCAGAATTGTGATGATGTATGTCGAATATTAG TGGGTAATAAAAATGACGACCCAAACTCTAAAGTTGTTGAGACAAATGATGCACAAAAGTTTGCAGAGCAGATGACCATACGTCTGTTTGAGACCAGTGCAAAAGAGAACATTAATGTGGAGGAG ATGTTTAACtgcatcacagagctggtgttACGTGCAAAGAAGGAATCTGTGGCCAAGCAGCAACAGCTGCAACAGAATGATGTTATTAAGCTCAGCAAGAACAGCAAACGAAAGAAAAAGTGTTGCTAG